One window from the genome of Desulforamulus ruminis DSM 2154 encodes:
- a CDS encoding response regulator transcription factor: MRILIVEDEIRLAEALGQIMSEHKYAVDMVHDGADGLDYALSGLYDVIVLDVMLPKRSGFEVVRELRAKKVATPVLLLTARDEITDKVIGLDCGADDYMTKPFSPEELLARIRALARRQGEVVLEELSFADLTLNLSTRCLCSGSKSVHLGFKEFEVLKILMSNPKIVVPKEDLITKVWGMESNAEDNNVEAYISFLRKKFFFLGSKAGIGTVRKVGYRLEAEEI; the protein is encoded by the coding sequence ATGCGGATATTAATTGTGGAGGACGAGATCCGTCTGGCGGAAGCCCTGGGTCAGATCATGAGCGAACATAAGTACGCGGTGGACATGGTCCATGATGGCGCGGATGGTCTGGATTATGCCCTGAGCGGTCTTTATGATGTGATTGTGCTGGACGTGATGCTGCCGAAGCGAAGCGGTTTTGAAGTGGTGCGGGAACTGCGCGCCAAAAAGGTTGCCACTCCCGTGCTTCTCCTCACAGCCAGGGATGAAATTACGGATAAGGTAATCGGATTGGACTGCGGTGCTGATGACTACATGACCAAGCCCTTTTCTCCCGAGGAACTTCTGGCTCGCATCCGGGCTCTGGCCAGGAGGCAGGGAGAAGTGGTGCTGGAGGAGTTATCCTTTGCCGATCTGACGCTTAATTTGTCCACCCGTTGCCTTTGCTCCGGGTCAAAATCGGTGCACTTGGGATTTAAAGAGTTTGAGGTGTTAAAAATTTTAATGTCCAATCCCAAAATTGTGGTACCTAAAGAAGACTTGATCACCAAGGTCTGGGGGATGGAATCCAACGCGGAAGATAACAATGTTGAGGCTTATATCTCTTTCCTGCGCAAAAAGTTCTTTTTTCTTGGCTCCAAGGCCGGTATTGGCACGGTTCGTAAAGTGGGTTACCGGTTAGAGGCGGAAGAAATATGA
- a CDS encoding HD-GYP domain-containing protein — translation MSETFAKKDIYDQNGFLLLAKGQRTTDAVIEKLKKRGCYEEEALIHSNAKQSAATFPAVLELGKRMNIRNDRILEHTSQVLSTVIFESKTKPWWIYVNVLSNHLDWLYTHSIDVAIISLMIAVELRYNEDELWNIGLGAFLHDVGELLIPKPIIQKPGPLNDLERNFIRQHCELGKSSLEPYGLPQECVDIVMQHHERLDGSGYPKGLKGDEICRNAKIVMIADVVDGITSGRPYKPIGEMDTAIKTLRRDKEKYSQEYVSVLEKILE, via the coding sequence ATGTCTGAAACCTTTGCCAAGAAAGACATCTACGACCAAAACGGTTTTTTGTTGCTGGCCAAAGGCCAAAGAACAACAGACGCGGTTATAGAAAAGCTGAAAAAGCGTGGCTGCTATGAGGAGGAGGCATTGATCCATTCCAATGCCAAACAAAGCGCAGCTACTTTCCCGGCTGTCTTGGAACTGGGAAAAAGAATGAATATACGGAACGACCGTATTCTCGAGCATACCAGCCAAGTACTAAGTACGGTTATCTTTGAGTCAAAAACAAAGCCCTGGTGGATCTATGTCAACGTGTTAAGCAATCACCTGGACTGGCTGTATACCCATTCAATCGATGTTGCCATTATTTCATTGATGATTGCAGTGGAATTGAGGTACAACGAGGATGAACTGTGGAATATAGGATTGGGTGCTTTTCTGCATGATGTAGGCGAACTGTTGATTCCTAAACCCATCATACAAAAACCCGGACCCCTGAACGATCTGGAAAGGAATTTTATTCGGCAGCATTGCGAATTGGGCAAAAGTTCTCTTGAACCCTATGGACTTCCTCAAGAATGTGTGGATATCGTGATGCAGCATCATGAACGGCTGGATGGGAGCGGATATCCAAAAGGGCTAAAGGGAGACGAAATTTGCCGCAACGCCAAAATCGTCATGATTGCCGACGTTGTCGATGGAATTACCTCCGGCCGGCCTTATAAGCCCATTGGGGAAATGGATACGGCAATAAAGACTCTAAGAAGAGATAAAGAAAAATATTCTCAAGAATACGTTTCAGTGCTGGAGAAAATACTGGAATAA
- a CDS encoding MFS transporter yields the protein MASVTQSVSKTSITTTVSTQEKASMLRQSRAVWAVFFACIIAFMGLGLVDPILPAIAKGLHASPSQVSLLFTSYNAAMTVAMLITGLVSSRIGLKWTLLAGPIDVCTAKNDCPV from the coding sequence ATGGCATCTGTAACACAATCGGTATCCAAAACATCCATCACAACCACTGTGTCCACCCAAGAAAAAGCAAGCATGCTTAGACAATCGAGAGCAGTATGGGCGGTATTTTTTGCTTGTATTATTGCCTTTATGGGACTGGGGCTTGTTGATCCGATTTTGCCTGCCATTGCCAAAGGTCTACACGCTTCCCCTAGCCAAGTAAGTTTGTTGTTCACTAGTTATAATGCTGCCATGACGGTAGCCATGCTGATTACGGGTTTGGTTTCATCCAGAATTGGTCTAAAGTGGACGCTGCTTGCCGGACCCATTGATGTCTGCACGGCGAAAAATGATTGCCCGGTGTAA
- a CDS encoding MarR family winged helix-turn-helix transcriptional regulator yields the protein MDEHSLAMIELELTILLRRASFITHHHRAGNLDRSAYLLLHQIITHGSAGIKALADEFRLDISTVCRQAAALEQKGYVYRIPNPVDGRAYSLQITDSGIKAYDQHRQARLARITDIVKDWSDEDCEMFGRLLRKYNRSVIHTCKG from the coding sequence ATGGACGAGCATTCACTGGCAATGATTGAACTTGAATTGACAATCCTCCTGCGCCGTGCTTCATTCATTACACATCATCATAGAGCCGGCAATCTGGACCGTTCTGCCTATCTCTTATTACATCAAATAATCACCCATGGCTCTGCTGGAATAAAAGCACTGGCCGATGAATTCCGTTTGGATATCTCTACTGTGTGCAGGCAAGCAGCCGCCCTGGAACAAAAAGGATATGTCTACAGGATTCCCAACCCAGTGGATGGGAGAGCCTACTCCCTTCAAATAACGGATTCGGGAATCAAGGCCTATGACCAGCACCGGCAAGCGCGCTTGGCCAGAATAACAGACATTGTGAAGGATTGGTCCGACGAAGACTGCGAAATGTTCGGTCGGTTGTTGCGCAAATACAATCGGTCGGTCATTCATACATGTAAAGGTTGA
- a CDS encoding CBS domain-containing protein, translating to MMKMQAYEIMMNRTYKVKESDTVRSVIEKFIAYRISGLPVVNDSNEIVAYISDGDIMRYIGKYNDFVIDTFFFATVIKGDDEDFLKRAQRLLNLNVMDIAQRKVIKVAWNEEIENIAAILGKKKIKKVRVERNGVLVGIISRGDVIRHSFKALL from the coding sequence ATGATGAAAATGCAGGCTTATGAAATTATGATGAATCGTACCTACAAAGTGAAGGAAAGCGACACGGTACGTTCCGTCATCGAAAAATTTATCGCCTATCGTATCAGCGGACTTCCTGTAGTTAATGACAGCAATGAAATTGTCGCTTATATAAGTGACGGGGACATTATGAGATATATAGGCAAATATAACGATTTTGTCATTGATACTTTTTTCTTTGCCACGGTCATCAAAGGGGACGATGAGGATTTTTTGAAAAGAGCACAAAGACTGCTGAATCTAAATGTAATGGACATCGCTCAAAGAAAGGTTATTAAAGTTGCCTGGAATGAGGAAATTGAAAATATTGCCGCGATCTTAGGAAAAAAGAAGATTAAGAAAGTGCGGGTAGAGCGTAACGGCGTGTTGGTTGGAATCATCAGTCGGGGAGATGTCATTCGACATTCCTTTAAAGCCCTGCTGTAA
- a CDS encoding DUF4956 domain-containing protein, with protein sequence MPDTILNLMTASSFTLQNLLFCTLTSLVLGIGVAMVYMYRNTYSKNFVVTLALLPSMVQIVIMLVNGNLGTGLAVMGAFSLVRFRSIPGSAREIGSIFFAMAVGLATGMGYLGIAFIFLLVVGLASILLTTVHFGEEKKTEKLLKITIPENLDYSGIFDDLFNTYTKTAELVQVKTTNMGSLYELHYHIVLKEPAIDKNFLDGLRCRNGNLNIVCGRVSASRDEL encoded by the coding sequence GTGCCTGATACAATTTTAAATCTAATGACAGCAAGCTCTTTTACCCTGCAAAATCTGCTTTTCTGTACCTTAACTTCCCTGGTTCTCGGAATCGGAGTGGCCATGGTGTACATGTACCGCAATACATACAGCAAAAACTTTGTGGTCACTTTGGCCCTGCTTCCGTCCATGGTTCAAATCGTGATTATGCTTGTGAACGGCAATCTGGGCACCGGTTTGGCGGTGATGGGCGCCTTTAGTCTGGTACGTTTCCGGTCCATTCCGGGCAGCGCAAGGGAAATCGGCAGTATCTTTTTTGCCATGGCTGTTGGACTTGCCACCGGCATGGGGTACCTGGGGATTGCTTTTATTTTCCTGCTCGTTGTCGGATTAGCGTCCATCCTTTTAACCACCGTCCACTTTGGAGAAGAAAAGAAAACTGAAAAGCTGCTGAAAATCACCATTCCGGAAAATCTGGATTACTCCGGCATCTTTGACGATCTGTTCAACACCTATACCAAAACCGCGGAACTGGTTCAGGTTAAGACCACCAATATGGGCAGCCTGTATGAGCTGCATTACCACATCGTTCTTAAAGAACCGGCCATAGACAAGAATTTTCTGGATGGACTGCGCTGCCGCAACGGAAATTTGAACATTGTTTGCGGGCGGGTCTCTGCCAGTCGGGATGAATTATAA
- a CDS encoding polyphosphate polymerase domain-containing protein, with translation MTQYQDVFKRYEKKYLLNQGQHQALMERLKGSMTEDLYGLHTICNLYFDTHSYELIRASIEKPVYKEKFRLRSYGVPKTNSTVFLELKKKFKGEVYKRRASLTLEKSRHYLLQGEYPESSGQILQEIDWFLKMYQPVPKVFIAYDRLALYGNEDADLRITFDRNIRWRQSQLDLAKGDWGNPLLKSGNVLMEIKIPGTMPLWLSRILSNLEIFPTSFSKYGTCYKEHILRNVYKKGGIICA, from the coding sequence ATGACTCAGTATCAAGATGTATTTAAACGTTATGAAAAAAAATACCTGTTAAACCAGGGGCAGCATCAAGCCCTTATGGAACGGCTAAAGGGCTCCATGACAGAGGACCTTTACGGCCTGCACACCATCTGCAACCTTTATTTCGATACCCACAGCTACGAACTCATCCGGGCATCCATTGAAAAGCCGGTCTATAAGGAAAAATTTCGGCTGCGCAGTTATGGTGTGCCTAAGACCAACAGCACCGTTTTCCTGGAACTGAAAAAGAAGTTCAAAGGCGAAGTCTACAAAAGACGGGCGTCTCTCACCCTGGAGAAATCCAGACACTATCTCCTGCAGGGTGAATATCCGGAATCCTCCGGTCAGATTCTTCAGGAAATCGACTGGTTCCTGAAAATGTATCAACCGGTTCCCAAAGTATTCATCGCTTATGACCGTCTCGCTCTATATGGCAATGAGGATGCCGATCTGCGCATCACCTTTGACCGCAACATCCGCTGGAGGCAGTCTCAGTTGGATCTAGCCAAAGGGGACTGGGGAAATCCCCTGCTTAAATCGGGAAATGTCTTGATGGAGATTAAAATTCCCGGAACCATGCCCCTGTGGCTCAGCCGCATTCTTTCTAATTTAGAAATTTTCCCTACTTCCTTTTCTAAATATGGAACCTGTTACAAAGAACACATCCTGCGCAATGTGTATAAGAAAGGCGGAATCATCTGTGCCTGA
- a CDS encoding sensor histidine kinase has product MIHKLRRKFILINMTLVSLVLLIVFAAICFFSYQRMQMESYDAMRRAIAREPNMAPPIMEIGGKRPQKPVPMIPIFSVALDENKRIHSIRRENVAVSDEVAAEATERALASDSMSGVLFDLKLRYLVAQTPDGVKIAFADMERELGSMTSLLITLLMVGLGGLAAFFFISLFLSGWALRPVEKAWEQQRQFVADASHELKTPLTVILANIGILLSNRQDTIERQIKWVEYTQAEANRMKKLTDDLLFLAKSDTMQMPVPQTKLNFSDAVWSCLLPFESVAFEQGIALNSEIAPDITLLGDESQLKQLVVILLDNACKYAGRNGAVTITLKRIQEKVQLFVNNTGPPIPADQLLHIFERFYRVDGSRAREHGGYGLGLAIAKTIVENYHGKISVASNEQGGTTFICTFPIK; this is encoded by the coding sequence ATGATCCATAAGCTGCGCAGAAAATTCATTCTCATTAATATGACACTGGTCAGCCTGGTGCTGCTTATTGTATTTGCCGCCATCTGCTTTTTTAGCTATCAGCGAATGCAAATGGAAAGCTACGACGCCATGCGGCGGGCTATTGCCCGTGAACCCAACATGGCGCCGCCCATAATGGAAATCGGGGGCAAGCGGCCGCAGAAGCCTGTACCGATGATTCCCATATTCAGCGTTGCGCTGGATGAAAATAAAAGGATTCATTCTATTAGAAGGGAAAATGTAGCCGTTTCCGATGAAGTGGCCGCCGAAGCAACAGAACGGGCGCTAGCTTCGGACAGCATGAGTGGTGTCTTGTTTGATCTGAAACTGCGCTATCTGGTAGCACAAACTCCCGATGGCGTAAAAATTGCTTTTGCCGATATGGAAAGAGAACTAGGTTCTATGACCAGCCTGCTGATTACCTTATTGATGGTTGGCTTGGGCGGACTGGCCGCTTTCTTTTTTATCAGCCTATTCCTTTCCGGATGGGCCCTGCGGCCGGTGGAAAAAGCCTGGGAGCAGCAGCGGCAGTTCGTGGCCGACGCTTCTCATGAACTGAAAACGCCGTTAACGGTAATTTTGGCCAACATCGGCATTCTGCTTTCGAACCGCCAGGACACCATTGAACGGCAGATTAAATGGGTGGAATATACCCAAGCGGAAGCCAACCGTATGAAAAAACTGACGGATGACCTGCTCTTTCTGGCTAAATCCGATACCATGCAGATGCCGGTACCGCAAACAAAACTAAATTTCAGCGACGCGGTTTGGAGCTGCCTGCTCCCCTTTGAATCAGTGGCCTTTGAACAGGGAATTGCTCTCAATAGTGAAATTGCTCCTGACATTACCCTGCTGGGGGATGAAAGCCAGCTTAAGCAACTGGTGGTGATTCTGCTGGATAATGCCTGCAAGTATGCCGGTAGAAATGGAGCTGTAACAATTACCCTGAAACGAATTCAGGAAAAGGTTCAATTATTCGTCAATAACACCGGCCCACCCATCCCCGCAGATCAGCTTCTTCATATCTTTGAGCGGTTTTACCGGGTGGACGGTTCACGGGCTCGCGAACACGGCGGCTATGGACTGGGACTGGCCATTGCTAAAACCATTGTGGAGAACTATCACGGAAAGATTTCAGTGGCTAGCAATGAGCAAGGGGGCACAACCTTTATCTGCACTTTCCCGATAAAGTAG
- a CDS encoding tyrosine-type recombinase/integrase, whose amino-acid sequence MTVEPIREKSKIKQLYQYLNGSDPKYALIFKFGINTGLRISDIICIKVNDIFNEKWHFKEYLILNERKTAKEKKIKLNDTLRRCLHHYVKTQHLALEDYLFPSQKGGYIGRIQVYRVLKGAATIMGIENFGTHSLRKTWGYWTYKISKYNIGLIMDTFNHCSPSITLRYIGINQDQKDELYSIVQL is encoded by the coding sequence ATGACTGTTGAACCAATCAGAGAAAAGTCTAAGATTAAGCAGCTCTACCAATACTTGAATGGAAGTGATCCCAAATATGCGTTAATTTTTAAATTTGGTATTAATACGGGCTTGAGGATAAGTGATATCATTTGTATTAAAGTAAATGATATCTTTAATGAGAAGTGGCATTTTAAAGAATATCTAATCTTGAATGAAAGGAAAACAGCAAAGGAGAAAAAAATTAAATTAAATGATACTTTGCGCAGGTGCCTTCATCATTATGTTAAAACCCAGCATCTTGCTTTAGAGGATTACCTTTTTCCCAGCCAAAAAGGGGGTTATATTGGAAGAATCCAAGTTTACAGAGTACTGAAAGGAGCTGCCACTATAATGGGCATTGAAAACTTTGGGACACACAGCTTAAGAAAAACCTGGGGGTATTGGACTTACAAAATTTCTAAATATAATATAGGGCTTATTATGGATACCTTTAATCACTGCTCCCCGAGTATCACACTCCGTTATATTGGTATTAATCAAGATCAAAAAGACGAGCTTTATTCTATTGTTCAACTATAA